One genomic segment of Saccharomyces kudriavzevii IFO 1802 strain IFO1802 genome assembly, chromosome: 8 includes these proteins:
- the MNL1 gene encoding alpha-1,2-mannosidase MNL1 (similar to Saccharomyces cerevisiae MNL1 (YHR204W); ancestral locus Anc_4.383), with the protein MVFRLWLLLVLVLQLEQVSCENYTYSFTAKEIKAYKQEVRELFYFGFDSYLEHGYPFDEVKPISCVPKKRNFKDPNDRVTNDLLGNFTITLIDSLTTIAVLQDRPRFLEAVKLVERTFPDEDFDVDATVQVFETTIRVIGSLLSSHQYATDLTKAVYLGNEYDGSLLRLARNMADRLLPAYLTYTGLPVPRLNVKQKFNFPDFTDSLLAENNVAAMACPVFEFTILSYLTGDSKYEKVTRYAFDKTWSLRTHLDLLPMSFHPEKLTPYTPMTGVGASIDSFFEYALKGAVLFDDSDLMDIWDVAYESLRTSCKNDWFFANIMADTGQLFVPWIDSLSAFFPGLQVLAGDLDDAIAKHLMFLKIWNTFGGIPERWNFSPPESLSSSPSEDLESFDLNAIIPLEWYPLRPEFFESTYYLYRATKDPFYLNIGVHLLRDLKQRFKSNCGFAGFQNIITGELQDRMETFVLSESLKYLYLLFDEDNELHKSASDVIFSTEAHPMWLSQEVRSNYKRKAKFSDLTYSSHLEACYERDKELEAKENTLRGRIVGFAKSIFTQDEPDETPTDAILNHKINDKVPSICPMKPSHVMDGDSWYSPILSKFRRLFEIDTRYAATLIKPAHMQNYSAIELEPAFYSRWSNPQFSTCQIMATTEIFELIFDLPGLHQLNPLISDNETITFETFGGRSRLNIERIQIYQIDHYGELITASTFRNISRRDIYSQQCDTTASLYSPTFLYRVVAINGHTLPRHGTVHIKEHNFVSASNNTRKKDVLIIGSVGINDRAQLMIECTPIINLILV; encoded by the coding sequence ATGGTTTTTCGCTTATGGTTGCTTCTAGTACTAGTTTTGCAACTGGAACAAGTATCGTGCGAAAACTATACATACTCATTCACTGCTAAGGAAATTAAGGCTTACAAGCAGGAAGTACGAGAGTTGTTCTATTTTGGCTTCGACAGTTACTTAGAGCATGGGTACCCATTTGATGAGGTGAAGCCCATTTCGTGTGTGCccaaaaagagaaacttTAAGGACCCTAACGATCGGGTGACCAATGATTTATTGGGCAATTTTACTATCACTTTGATAGATTCGCTGACTACTATCGCCGTATTGCAAGACCGGCCGCGGTTTTTAGAAGCGGTCAAACTCGTTGAAAGAACGTTCCCTGATGAAGACTTCGATGTCGATGCTACCGTACAGGTCTTCGAAACTACCATACGTGTTATTGGATCGCTGCTTTCATCGCATCAATATGCCACAGATCTAACAAAGGCAGTGTATTTAGGGAACGAATACGACGGCTCGCTATTACGTCTGGCGCGGAATATGGCCGATAGGCTTTTGCCAGCATATTTGACGTATACTGGGTTACCTGTACCGCGATTAAACGTTAAACAGAAATTCAACTTCCCTGATTTTACAGATTCCTTACTGGCAGAGAATAATGTGGCAGCCATGGCTTGTCCAGTGTTCGAGTTCACAATACTGTCTTACCTGACAGGCGATTCGAAGTATGAAAAGGTGACCAGGTATGCATTTGACAAGACTTGGTCACTCAGAACTCATTTAGATTTACTGCCCATGTCTTTCCATCCAGAAAAACTGACTCCATACACTCCCATGACTGGAGTGGGCGCCTCCATCGACTCCTTTTTTGAATACGCCCTAAAGGGTGCCGTGCTATTTGATGACTCAGACTTGATGGACATTTGGGACGTGGCGTACGAGTCGTTGAGAACTAGTTGTAAAAACGATTGGTTTTTTGCTAATATAATGGCCGACACGGGTCAGTTGTTTGTTCCCTGGATAGATTCTCTAAGTGCATTTTTCCCCGGTCTGCAAGTACTTGCAGGAGATTTGGACGATGCCATTGCGAAGcatttgatgtttttgaagatatGGAATACCTTTGGAGGTATACCTGAAAGGTGGAACTTCAGCCCTCCAGAATCTCTCTCATCTTCCCCATCAGAGGACCTGGAATCGTTTGATTTGAATGCCATTATACCTTTGGAATGGTACCCATTGAGACCCGAATTTTTCGAATCCACTTACTACTTATATAGGGCTACAAAAGATCCGTTCTACTTAAATATTGGTGTCCATTTGCTAAGGGATTTGAAACAGCGATTCAAATCGAACTGTGGGTTTGCGGGTTtccaaaatatcatcacGGGTGAACTCCAAGACAGAATGGAAACGTTTGTCTTGAGCGAAAGTTTAAAGTACttatatttattatttgacGAAGACAACGAACTGCATAAAAGTGCGAGCGATGTAATTTTTAGCACAGAAGCTCATCCAATGTGGTTGTCGCAAGAGGTGAGATCCAACTATAAGCGGAAGGCTAAATTTAGCGACCTTACTTATTCGTCACACTTGGAGGCCTGCTATGAAAGAGATAAAGAGCTGGAAGCTAAAGAGAACACATTAAGGGGAAGGATCGTGGGCTTTGCCAAATCAATCTTCACTCAAGATGAGCCGGACGAAACGCCTACAGATGCAATCCTCAATCACAAAATCAATGATAAAGTCCCCAGCATATGTCCGATGAAACCGAGTCATGTAATGGATGGCGACTCTTGGTATTCACCGATTTTAAGCAAATTTAGGAGGTTATTTGAGATTGACACTCGATATGCTGCCACACTGATTAAACCTGCGCACATGCAAAACTACAGTGCAATTGAACTAGAACCTGCATTTTATAGCAGGTGGTCCAATCCCCAGTTTAGTACGTGCCAGATCATGGCCACCActgaaatatttgaactGATATTTGACCTTCCTGGATTGCATCAATTGAACCCCCTAATCTCAGACAACGAAACCATCACGTTCGAGACATTTGGGGGCCGGTCAAGGTTGAATATTGAGAGAATACAGATCTATCAAATTGACCACTACGGAGAGTTAATCACAGCATCAACGTTCCGCAACATATCCCGCCGGGATATCTACTCCCAGCAGTGTGATACTACAGCAAGCCTGTATTCCCCAACGTTTCTTTACAGAGTGGTAGCCATCAACGGACACACGCTGCCTCGCCATGGAACGGTGCACATCAAGGAGCATAATTTTGTGTCTGCTTCCAATAacacaagaaaaaaggatgtACTCATTATAGGTAGCGTGGGGATCAATGACCGTGCACAACTCATGATAGAGTGCACGCCCATTATCAATCTCATTCTTGTATAA